A stretch of Chanodichthys erythropterus isolate Z2021 chromosome 20, ASM2448905v1, whole genome shotgun sequence DNA encodes these proteins:
- the LOC137009419 gene encoding uncharacterized protein isoform X1, which translates to MTTAVDGWVLVRVCFALMANMSSSVCMETPHAHGHTHGHTHNYNPTPGRDFPLQIDSCVNPVLDYSAQMERYRSFATFYKNSTAAAAAAAATPFPQTAKIARIATPLFPSARLSAMPPWPCDNAMLWGRKPASVNVNGPHTHRTGMSRAEQVNVHMSAKHIPQDSALPMGADNFLSPLAAEQCRGLPVTGAECMNRLKCPPSVPPGGAGEPDRGGTFGGMPPLGGLSLPPGVIVMTTLHSGAGSSGVTMSDSAFQIANVAADCQHSGSSCSGSPAALNGNANGSCSSGSSNGSGAAKRKRKRCGVCAPCRRLINCGVCSSCRNRKTGHQICKFRKCEELKKKPGSTMERAPSAGAADTFRWFF; encoded by the exons GACCACTGCCGTGGATGGTTGGGTGTTAGTGCGTGTTTGTTTTGCTCTGATGGCGAACATGAGCAGTAGTGTGTGCATGGAAACTCCACACGCTCATGGCCACACCCACGGCCACACCCACAACTACAACCCCACTCCCGGGCGGGACTTTCCTCTGCAGATCGACTCATGCGTGAACCCTGTGTTGGACTACAGTGCGCAGATGGAGCGGTACCGCTCTTTTGCCACCTTCTATAAGAACAGCACGGCTGCCGCCGCCGCTGCTGCTGCCACCCCGTTTCCTCAGACCGCCAAAATCGCCCGTATCGCCACGCCCCTCTTCCCCTCAGCCCGCCTATCGGCGATGCCGCCCTGGCCCTGCGACAACGCCATGCTGTGGGGGCGAAAGCCCGCCTCGGTTAACGTTAACGGACCTCACACACATCGGACTGGCATGTCAAGAGCGGAGCAGGTGAACGTGCACATGTCCGCCAAACACATTCCACAAGACTCCGCCCTCCCGATGGGGGCTGACAACTTCCTGTCGCCGCTCGCCGCAGAGCAGTGTCGCGGTCTTCCCGTAACGGGGGCCGAGTGCATGAACCGACTGAAGTGCCCGCCATCTGTGCCGCCCGGTGGAGCCGGAGAGCCGGACCGGGGCGGTACGTTTGGAGGGATGCCACCACTGGGTGGTCTGTCGCTGCCACCGGGGGTCATCGTTATGACGACGCTTCACTCTGGTGCAGGGTCATCAGGGGTTACAATGTCAGACAGCGCGTTTCAGATCGCCAACGTGGCGGCGGACTGCCAGCACAGCGGCTCGTCTTGCTCCGGCTCACCCGCCGCTCTTAATGGAAACGCAAACGGCAGTTGCAGCAGCGGCAGCAGCAACGGTAGCGGAGCGGCCAAACGCAAGCGCAAGCGCTGCGGCGTCTGCGCCCCCTGCAGGAGGCTCATTAACTGCGGCGTGTGCAGCTCCTGTCGAAACAGAAAGACGGGTCATCAGATCTGCAAGTTCAGAAAGTGTGAAGAACTCAAGAAGAAGCCGGGCAGCACGATGGAG AGAGCACCATCGGCAGGAGCTGCCGACACCTTCCGCTGGTTCTTCTGA
- the LOC137009419 gene encoding CXXC-type zinc finger protein 4 isoform X2 produces MANMSSSVCMETPHAHGHTHGHTHNYNPTPGRDFPLQIDSCVNPVLDYSAQMERYRSFATFYKNSTAAAAAAAATPFPQTAKIARIATPLFPSARLSAMPPWPCDNAMLWGRKPASVNVNGPHTHRTGMSRAEQVNVHMSAKHIPQDSALPMGADNFLSPLAAEQCRGLPVTGAECMNRLKCPPSVPPGGAGEPDRGGTFGGMPPLGGLSLPPGVIVMTTLHSGAGSSGVTMSDSAFQIANVAADCQHSGSSCSGSPAALNGNANGSCSSGSSNGSGAAKRKRKRCGVCAPCRRLINCGVCSSCRNRKTGHQICKFRKCEELKKKPGSTMERAPSAGAADTFRWFF; encoded by the exons ATGGCGAACATGAGCAGTAGTGTGTGCATGGAAACTCCACACGCTCATGGCCACACCCACGGCCACACCCACAACTACAACCCCACTCCCGGGCGGGACTTTCCTCTGCAGATCGACTCATGCGTGAACCCTGTGTTGGACTACAGTGCGCAGATGGAGCGGTACCGCTCTTTTGCCACCTTCTATAAGAACAGCACGGCTGCCGCCGCCGCTGCTGCTGCCACCCCGTTTCCTCAGACCGCCAAAATCGCCCGTATCGCCACGCCCCTCTTCCCCTCAGCCCGCCTATCGGCGATGCCGCCCTGGCCCTGCGACAACGCCATGCTGTGGGGGCGAAAGCCCGCCTCGGTTAACGTTAACGGACCTCACACACATCGGACTGGCATGTCAAGAGCGGAGCAGGTGAACGTGCACATGTCCGCCAAACACATTCCACAAGACTCCGCCCTCCCGATGGGGGCTGACAACTTCCTGTCGCCGCTCGCCGCAGAGCAGTGTCGCGGTCTTCCCGTAACGGGGGCCGAGTGCATGAACCGACTGAAGTGCCCGCCATCTGTGCCGCCCGGTGGAGCCGGAGAGCCGGACCGGGGCGGTACGTTTGGAGGGATGCCACCACTGGGTGGTCTGTCGCTGCCACCGGGGGTCATCGTTATGACGACGCTTCACTCTGGTGCAGGGTCATCAGGGGTTACAATGTCAGACAGCGCGTTTCAGATCGCCAACGTGGCGGCGGACTGCCAGCACAGCGGCTCGTCTTGCTCCGGCTCACCCGCCGCTCTTAATGGAAACGCAAACGGCAGTTGCAGCAGCGGCAGCAGCAACGGTAGCGGAGCGGCCAAACGCAAGCGCAAGCGCTGCGGCGTCTGCGCCCCCTGCAGGAGGCTCATTAACTGCGGCGTGTGCAGCTCCTGTCGAAACAGAAAGACGGGTCATCAGATCTGCAAGTTCAGAAAGTGTGAAGAACTCAAGAAGAAGCCGGGCAGCACGATGGAG AGAGCACCATCGGCAGGAGCTGCCGACACCTTCCGCTGGTTCTTCTGA